One genomic window of Candidatus Aenigmatarchaeota archaeon includes the following:
- a CDS encoding glycosyltransferase family 2 protein produces MSAHIIAVIPAYNEEKTITEAIRRTKKHVDRVVVVDDGSMDNTALMAKKEGAIVVQNPVNMGVGTSKRLGIQKALGLGADLIVTLDADLQHQPEDIPRFIEKLGEGYSFVLGRRDISKYPFVKKFGNFGLNILTNILAGTGFRLMDTESGFKAFTRDAALKMDLTAERYAIEAEIAYEVGKNKIPCATIEIDSPRYRKGVTVMHGFRNFWFLLGKKVRDA; encoded by the coding sequence ATGAGTGCGCATATAATTGCTGTGATACCTGCCTACAATGAGGAAAAGACAATTACTGAGGCCATAAGGAGAACTAAAAAACATGTGGATCGGGTCGTGGTGGTAGATGACGGCTCCATGGACAACACTGCCCTCATGGCAAAAAAAGAGGGGGCCATTGTAGTCCAGAACCCGGTTAATATGGGCGTCGGGACGTCCAAGCGGCTAGGCATCCAAAAAGCCCTTGGGCTTGGCGCAGACCTGATTGTGACGCTCGACGCAGACCTCCAGCACCAGCCGGAGGATATTCCAAGGTTTATCGAAAAACTGGGCGAGGGCTACAGCTTTGTCCTTGGGAGAAGGGACATCTCAAAGTACCCTTTCGTGAAAAAATTCGGAAATTTCGGGCTAAACATCCTAACCAATATTCTCGCAGGAACCGGCTTTCGGCTGATGGACACGGAAAGCGGCTTCAAGGCGTTCACAAGAGACGCTGCACTGAAAATGGACCTTACTGCCGAAAGGTATGCGATTGAGGCAGAAATCGCCTACGAAGTGGGGAAAAACAAGATCCCCTGCGCCACAATCGAAATCGATTCGCCCCGGTACCGCAAAGGCGTAACCGTT